Within the Mucilaginibacter sp. CSA2-8R genome, the region TATTGACACCCAAAACATGTTTGGTTTTTGGGATTGGGTTGGCGGACGTTACTCGTTATGGAGCGCCATTGGCCTTTCGATAGCATTGGGCGTGGGCTTTGATAATTTTGAAGCATTGTTAGGCGGTGCCCATGCGATGGATAACCACTTCCGCGAGACGGAACTGGAGCAGAACATCCCGGTTATTGCTGCGCTGTTAGGCATTTTGTACAATAACTTTTTTGGCGCACAAAGCCAGGCTATTTTACCGTACGACCAGTATATGCATCGTTTTGCGGCCTACTTTCAGCAAGGCGATATGGAAAGCAACGGTAAGTACGTTGACCGCAACGGCGACGTAGTGGATTACCAAACCGGACCTATCATCTGGGGCGAGCCGGGCACCAATGGCCAGCACGCTTTTTATCAACTGATTCACCAAGGTACTAAATTGATTCCTTGTGATTTTATAGCACCGGCACAAACGCACAACCCTATAGGCGAGCACCATACCCTGCTGCTATCAAACTTTTTTGCCCAAACCGAAGCTTTGATGAACGGCAAAAGTTATGATGAGGTAGTAGCCGAGCTAAAAGCCTCCGGTAAAAGTGAAGAAGAGATTGAAAAGCTGGCTCCTTTTAAAGTTTTTGAAGGCAACCGCCCTACAAACTCCATCTTACTGAAAAAGATTACTCCGCGCAGTTTAGGCTCATTGATTGCCATGTACGAGCATAAGATATTTGTACAGGGCATCATCTGGAACATTTACAGCTTTGACCAGTGGGGCGTTGAATTAGGCAAGCAACTGGCCGGAAAAATCCTGCCCGAGCTTCGTACCAATGACGATGTAAACACACACGATTCATCCACCAACGGACTGATAAACCAATACAAAGAGTGGAGATAGTCCGTTAAATTCATCAACAGACAAAAAAAGCAGCGGCCTTTAAGGTTGCTGCTTTTTTTGTAACATATCTGCAGCTGATTAAACCAAAGCAATTTATACCCATCCTAAATCTAACCAATTCAACCTAATATGAAACGTATAGTTCTAAAAATGCTGTTTATAACAGCCACATCTTTTTTATTAACATCTTGTGCCACTTTTACAAGCTTGAATACAAACACCCTTAAGATTGGTATGAGTAAGGAAGAAGCACAAAAGGCTATTGGAAGAAAACCTGGCGGCGTTGTAGCTTCAAAACGGCTTCCTGGAAGCAACAAAATTGTAGAGGTGTTACAGTTTACTGATACTATGCAAGCCTACTGGTTATATTTTATAGATGGGACTCTTGACCGATGGGAACCAACAAATGTAGCAGGCCCGGCTATTTAGCAGCAATGCAGTCGTATTTAAATTTAGATTACCGATATACACACAAACAAAAAATGCCCGGCGTATGGAGCCAGGCATTTTTACAAAAAAGAAGCCGTTAAGCTTTCGGTTTCACAATCTTAATTTGATATAGCTTTGACCAGTCTTTGCCGGTTACAAACAGGCGTTTGCCGGCAGCATCCCAAGCAATACCATTCAGCACATCGGCACCGTCTTTTTGGCGTTGTGCTTTAGGATACAGGGTGCTCAAGTCAATCCGCTGCACTACGGCTCCGGTTTTCGGGTCAATCACTACAATGTCGTCCATTTCCCAAATATTGGCATACAGCATACCGTCGATGTACTCCAGTTCGTTCAGGTTATTAACCGGGCCTTTATCGTCGTATACGTCAATTTCGCGCACGGTGCGATAGTTATCTTTGTCCATCACAAATATCTGGTTGGTGCCGGTGGTAGTGGTGTACAGGTATTTACCATCATTAGTTAAGCCCCAGCCTTCTTCACCCTGCATATAGTTAAATTTCGATAGCAGTTTCAGGGTATTTTTATCGTACACATACCCCACCCGCTCATGGTAGGTAAGCTGAATAACTTTGTTATCAATCACGGTGATACCCTCGGCAAAGGTATTACAATCGTTATCGGCCTTTTGGATTACCTTACCAGTAGCAATATCTACCTTACGCAGGCTCGACTTTTGCCCGTCTTTGCAGTAACCACCGTCGCTTTCGTACAATATACCATCGTGATATTCTAACCCTTCAGTAAACGACGATGTATCATGCGGGAAAACTTTCTCGACTTGAAAACTCATCAACGCCGGCGTTTTAGCTGCCAGGATATTAATATTGGTGCTTGCCTCCTGCACCTGCCCACCGCTATAAACTTTAGCAGTAATCAATTTTGTGCCCAATGTATAGGCATCAGTAGCCAAACTTAAAGGCGCTCCGTCTTTTTTGGTGTCTATCCGTTCCGAGTCGAGTAGGTATACTACCGAGTCGGCTTTGTAATCGGCAGGCAAATCAAGCTTTACTTCTACCTTTTCGCCCTGCTTGTAGTTGGTACCTGCATCCGGGCTGATATTAATGTTGACGGACTGATTCTTGGTGTTACAGCTGTATACAGTTATCAGCCCTGCAGTTAGATATAAGAGATGTTTGTATTTCATTTACTAATTATTTTGGTCAGCCTTGTGGCCAAAAAGCGTCTTCAATATGGTTAAGTACGTAAGTACCTTGCCGGGCAAACTGTATGGCTATAATGTCAAAACGTATTTCGCCTTGGTGGTTCATCAAATAAATATACTCGTCGGCAGCAGTAGCTAATAACTTTTGCTTTTTCTCGTCAACAAAATCCTCAGGTTGGCCAAAGCCGTTGCCCGTACGGGTTTTTACTTCGGTAAATATAATCACGCGGTCTTTATAAGCAATTAAATCAACCTCAGCTTTTCCAAAAGTCCAGTTTTCATCCAGTATCTCATAACCGGCCGCCTCAAGATGCGCTTTAGCTAAAGCTTCTCCGCGCCGACCTAAATCATTATGAACAGCCATTATTTGATGATAACCGAACCGAGATAATCTACAATATGTTTTTCAATTTTTTTCATCTGCATGTACTGCGTCATGATGATATCCTGATCGGTAGGATTTTCAGCATTCTTCAAATCTAACCGTAGCTGCTCCAGTATTTTGCCCACCTTTTGCTTTTTAAGGTGAAAGATAGCGCCCAATATTACGGCTTTCATGTTCATCTGCTCTTCGTGCACAAAAATCTTGTGCATGTTATACCAGTTTTCGCTCAGGGTATACTTGGTCGAAAGCATATCCACCGTTAGGTCAACTATCTGCTTGTCCGGGTGGTGGATAAAGAACTGCTCGTCGGGCAGTACGCCGTTTTCCAGTTGCTGTTTGTAAATTTCAAAAAAGTTTTTACAGGCCGCCTGGTCAAACTCCACATCGCTTAATTCGGCAATAATAAACGGACCGATGTAGGTATTGGCAATATTGTCCCAATTAATTATCTGGTTACCGTAAACCAATAACAGGCGTATAATTTCGCGCTCCTGAGTGGGGCTGCTTTCTACTGTTTTTTCGGGGGAGACAACCGGCTCATCAAAAAAATGAGGTTCGTCTGGCGGGGGGAGTTCTTCATAAGGCTGACGAGGCTGGTCTTTTTTATTTTTGGCCAGCCGCATTTTGTTCAGCTCGGTAAGCAGTATGCGCTCGTCAATCTGTAACTGCTGGCTGCACTCACGTATAAACACCGAAGCCTTGATAGAGTCCGGAATACGCGCAATGCTTTCTACAATTTCGCGAATGACGTTAGCCCGTTGTATTGGGTCGTTACCGGCTTCTTTGAGCAGGATGCCAGTTTTATAGAGAATGAAGTCTTTTTTGTTTTGGTCGATGTATGTTTTAAAGGCACTGCTGCCTACCAACCTTACATACGAGTCGGGATCGTGCCCGTCCGGAAAAAGCACTACTTTTACGTTAAGCCCTTCTTCCAGTATCAGATCCAAACCGCGCAACGAGGCCTTAATCCCTGCCGCATCGCCATCATACAAAATGGTAATGTTTTTAGTAAAGCGTCCAATGAGGCGTATCTGCTCTACCGTTAACGAGGTACCCGATGAGGCCACCACGTTTTCGATACCGGCCTGATGCACCGAAAGCACGTCGGCATAACCTTCTACCAGGTAACAGTTATCCTCGTCGCGAATACCCTTTTTAGCAAAAAACAAACCATAAAGCACATTCGACTTGTGGTAGATTTCGGACTCGGGCGAGTTAACGTATTTGGGTACTTTCTTATCCGTTTTAAGTGTACGCCCACCAAAGGCAATCACCCGGCCGGTAAACCCATGTATCGGAAACATTACGCGCCCACGGTAACGGTCATACAGCGTACCATTATCGCGTTTTACCGACAAGCCGCTTTCTTCCATGTACTGTGGCTGGTAACCTTTGTTGATGGCCGCCGAGGTAAAGGCCTCCCAATGGTCGGGCGAGTAGCCCAGCTCAAACTTTTTGATGGTTTCGGTAGTAAAGCCACGCTCTTTAAAATAGCTCAAGCCAATACTCTTGCCTTCGCCGGTATCCCACATCGCTTCCTGGAAAAACTTGGAAGCAAACTGGGTAACCACCATCAAACTCTCGCGGTGGTTTTCGGCCACTGAGTTTTCGGGTTTGTCCTGTAACTCTTCTACCTCGATGCCATACTTTTTGGCCAAAAACTTCAGCGCCTCAGGGTAGCTGAACTTCTCGTGCTCCATTAAAAAAGTAACGGCTGATCCACCTTTACCGGTAGAAAAATCCTTGAAAATACCTTTAGCCGGAGATACTGTAAACGAAGGCGTATTTTCGTTGGCAAACGGCGACAAACCGATGTAATTGGCACCGCGTTTTTTTAACTGCACAAACTCGCCAATCACCTCCACAATGTCGGTGGCTTCCATTATACGGTCGATGGTGGCTTTAGTAATCATGCAACTGCAAAGATATAACTAATTAACCGCAGGTGTAGGTACCAGTTAAACCATATAGCGCTTTTTGGCTCGCCGGTGATTATATCTCAATACCCAGGTATATGCTAATAAAACGATGACCAGGGTATTGAAAGTCATTCTTAATCAGGCTGGCAGGTAATGCCGCAGAGTTATATCACCAATAACCAATATAATCGCCATACCAAGCGCAATATTATAATATAATTTATTGCGATGAGCCTGTGCATAAAACCGCCACCTGTTCAGTACCTGGTCATCAGGCGAATCTTTGAGTAAATAGTTAAACTGCCTTAAAGCCAGTTGATAATGCTTTAACTCATAAGCAGCTCTACCCAGCTGGAATTTCATCGCCTTATACCAACTGCTGCTATTATTATCCAACTGAAGGGCAGTGAAATTTTTGTCGATGTCGGGGAGGATAAATAAGGCATCATCGTATGCCGTTTTAAACTTTTGCTTGTCTACCAGTGCTGTGATGTACCGGCTTAAAATAGCCATCAGTTTGCTCAAATCATCCTTACTTAATTCGCCGGCAGCAACCAACAATTCGTCGTGTTCTTTAATAAACCCTATGGTAAATTCTGGTTTATCAATAAACGTGTCCTCATATTTATTAAATACTTTTTGTAGTTCGTGGCCAACCATTAATTGTGCGCGGTAATTTTTTAGTTAAATATACGATGCCGGCAGCAAATAACCGGTGCATTACCATGCTTCGCAACCATCTTTAGTCGTATTATTTATTATTGGCAGACCATTGCATATTCATGAATTAGATTGGGTGAAAGGTAAATAATTGTATTTTTGGCGCTTCAAACATATTGTGAACAATGAGTAAGCACATCAAAATTAAAGCACTGTTGCAAACCGCACCAGCCGAGCAGGAAGTAAATGTTAAAGGATGGGTACGCACCTTTCGTAATAATCAGTTTATTGCTTTAAATGATGGCTCAACCAATAGCAACCTGCAGGTGGTGGTTGATTTTCAGAACACCGACGAGGCTTTGCTTAAACGCATTACCACCGGTGCAGCCATTAGCGCTACCGGTAAGCTGATTGCCTCGTTGGGTAAAGGCCAAACCGTTGAGGTAAAAGCCACCGAGATTGAAATTTTGGGCGATAGCGACCCTGAGAAATACCCGTTGCAGCCCAAAAAGCATAGCCTGGAGTTTTTGCGCGAAATTGCTCACCTGCGTTTCCGCACCAATACCTTCGGTGCCATTTTCCGGGTGCGTAACAGCCTGTCATTTGCGGTACACCAGTTTTTTCAGGATAGAGGCTTTGTATACCTGCATACTCCGGTGATTACCGCATCGGATGCCGAAGGTGCCGGCGAAGCTTTTAAAGTAACCAACCTTGATTTATCAAACCCGCCTAAAACGGAAACAGGCGAAATTGACTACAAACAAGACTTTTTTGGCAGAGCCACTAACTTAACCGTATCTGGCCAGTTAGAGGGCGAACTGGGCGCTATGGCTTTAAGTGATATTTATACGTTTGGCCCCACCTTCCGTGCCGAAAACTCGAACACCACCCGCCACTTAGCCGAGTTTTGGATGATTGAGCCCGAAATGGCTTTTTACGACCTGGACGATAACATGGACCTGGCCGAGGGCTTGTTGAAATACGTTATTAAATATGCGTTAGAGCATAACCGCGAAGATATTGAGTTTTTGAGCCAGCGTTTACAGGAAGAAGAGAAAGGCAAACCGCAGCAAGAACGCTCGGACATGACTTTGCTTGACAAACTGCAGTTTTGTTTAGATAACAGCTTTGAGCGCCTTACTTACACCCAGGCTATTGATATCTTAAAGGACTCGACGCCTAATAAAAAGAAAAAATTCCAGTACCTGATTGATGGTTGGGGTGCCGACTTACAATCAGAACACGAGCGTTACCTGGTTGAAAAGCATTTTAAAAAGCCGGTAATCCTGACGGATTACCCTAAGGAAATCAAATCGTTTTATATGCGTCAGAACGACGACGGTAAAACCGTACGCGCCATGGACATCCTCTTCCCGGGTATCGGCGAGATTGTAGGTGGCTCGCAACGCGAAGAACGGTTGGACAAACTGGAGCAACGCATGGACGAAATAGGCATCCCGAAAGACGAATTATGGTGGTACCTGGACACCCGCCGTTTTGGTGCTTGTCCGCATAGCGGCTTCGGTTTGGGTTTTGAGCGTTTGGTGCTGTTTGTAACCGGCATGGGTAACATCCGCGATGTGATTCCGTTCCCGAGGTTCCCTAAAAATGCTGAGTTTTAAGATTAACGTTTTGTAATAAACAGATTTATAGTAATCCCGGTAGCCACTACGTTACCGGGATTTTTTTATGCCTGCCCATTTCATCATCCTGAGTAATTAAGCTAAATAATGGCGATATTGATTGATAAAAGGCAGCACATGAAACAAATAAAAGTTGAAGATTTAGCAAAACAAATCAGCCTACTTAAATGGTACGCGGCAGCAATAACTCTGGTAGTGATTAGCCTGATTATTTTTATGCTAAAAACCCGCAACAATAATATCAAAGAATT harbors:
- the pgi gene encoding glucose-6-phosphate isomerase, translated to MLPNIDFTTTQAYQYLSDYFNETNIDIKDLFASDSNRFSNFSVYFEDLLFDYSKNRIDEKGIALLIQLARECRLNDAIAAMFNGEAINVTENRPVLHTALRNQSNTPVMVEGKDVMPEVNAVLQHMKTFSQQVIDGSWKGYTGKEITDVVNIGIGGSDLGPVMVTEALKAYKTRLNLHFVSNVDGTHIAETLKELNAETTLFLIASKTFTTQETMANANTAREWFLKAGAAEADIAKHFAALSTNASAVEKFGIDTQNMFGFWDWVGGRYSLWSAIGLSIALGVGFDNFEALLGGAHAMDNHFRETELEQNIPVIAALLGILYNNFFGAQSQAILPYDQYMHRFAAYFQQGDMESNGKYVDRNGDVVDYQTGPIIWGEPGTNGQHAFYQLIHQGTKLIPCDFIAPAQTHNPIGEHHTLLLSNFFAQTEALMNGKSYDEVVAELKASGKSEEEIEKLAPFKVFEGNRPTNSILLKKITPRSLGSLIAMYEHKIFVQGIIWNIYSFDQWGVELGKQLAGKILPELRTNDDVNTHDSSTNGLINQYKEWR
- a CDS encoding glutaminyl-peptide cyclotransferase; this encodes MKYKHLLYLTAGLITVYSCNTKNQSVNINISPDAGTNYKQGEKVEVKLDLPADYKADSVVYLLDSERIDTKKDGAPLSLATDAYTLGTKLITAKVYSGGQVQEASTNINILAAKTPALMSFQVEKVFPHDTSSFTEGLEYHDGILYESDGGYCKDGQKSSLRKVDIATGKVIQKADNDCNTFAEGITVIDNKVIQLTYHERVGYVYDKNTLKLLSKFNYMQGEEGWGLTNDGKYLYTTTTGTNQIFVMDKDNYRTVREIDVYDDKGPVNNLNELEYIDGMLYANIWEMDDIVVIDPKTGAVVQRIDLSTLYPKAQRQKDGADVLNGIAWDAAGKRLFVTGKDWSKLYQIKIVKPKA
- a CDS encoding YraN family protein, which translates into the protein MAVHNDLGRRGEALAKAHLEAAGYEILDENWTFGKAEVDLIAYKDRVIIFTEVKTRTGNGFGQPEDFVDEKKQKLLATAADEYIYLMNHQGEIRFDIIAIQFARQGTYVLNHIEDAFWPQG
- the dnaG gene encoding DNA primase yields the protein MITKATIDRIMEATDIVEVIGEFVQLKKRGANYIGLSPFANENTPSFTVSPAKGIFKDFSTGKGGSAVTFLMEHEKFSYPEALKFLAKKYGIEVEELQDKPENSVAENHRESLMVVTQFASKFFQEAMWDTGEGKSIGLSYFKERGFTTETIKKFELGYSPDHWEAFTSAAINKGYQPQYMEESGLSVKRDNGTLYDRYRGRVMFPIHGFTGRVIAFGGRTLKTDKKVPKYVNSPESEIYHKSNVLYGLFFAKKGIRDEDNCYLVEGYADVLSVHQAGIENVVASSGTSLTVEQIRLIGRFTKNITILYDGDAAGIKASLRGLDLILEEGLNVKVVLFPDGHDPDSYVRLVGSSAFKTYIDQNKKDFILYKTGILLKEAGNDPIQRANVIREIVESIARIPDSIKASVFIRECSQQLQIDERILLTELNKMRLAKNKKDQPRQPYEELPPPDEPHFFDEPVVSPEKTVESSPTQEREIIRLLLVYGNQIINWDNIANTYIGPFIIAELSDVEFDQAACKNFFEIYKQQLENGVLPDEQFFIHHPDKQIVDLTVDMLSTKYTLSENWYNMHKIFVHEEQMNMKAVILGAIFHLKKQKVGKILEQLRLDLKNAENPTDQDIIMTQYMQMKKIEKHIVDYLGSVIIK
- the asnS gene encoding asparagine--tRNA ligase translates to MSKHIKIKALLQTAPAEQEVNVKGWVRTFRNNQFIALNDGSTNSNLQVVVDFQNTDEALLKRITTGAAISATGKLIASLGKGQTVEVKATEIEILGDSDPEKYPLQPKKHSLEFLREIAHLRFRTNTFGAIFRVRNSLSFAVHQFFQDRGFVYLHTPVITASDAEGAGEAFKVTNLDLSNPPKTETGEIDYKQDFFGRATNLTVSGQLEGELGAMALSDIYTFGPTFRAENSNTTRHLAEFWMIEPEMAFYDLDDNMDLAEGLLKYVIKYALEHNREDIEFLSQRLQEEEKGKPQQERSDMTLLDKLQFCLDNSFERLTYTQAIDILKDSTPNKKKKFQYLIDGWGADLQSEHERYLVEKHFKKPVILTDYPKEIKSFYMRQNDDGKTVRAMDILFPGIGEIVGGSQREERLDKLEQRMDEIGIPKDELWWYLDTRRFGACPHSGFGLGFERLVLFVTGMGNIRDVIPFPRFPKNAEF